gcctctTGTACCCACACCTGGGATCTTGTCCATCATCCAGGAAGAATAAGGTCACATGAATGAATTGAAGGGTGGTGAATGTGGAGGATTTTATTGAGTGGTAGAAGTGGCTCTCAGCTGGATGCGGAGCTAGaaagggaatggagtgggaaggtggtcttcccctggagtctggCCATCCCTGGCCAAACTCTTCTCCAAGGTCTCACCATTAAGCCATCCCtgtgaagtcaagctgcttctctctgatgtccagctgcttctTCTCTTGTCTCCAATGTCTGGctgttccttctctccttctctgcctctctgccagtggagcctggctttttatgggtacaggatgggggatggggtgggccagggtggttttggaaaaggcaacatttcaaGCTGGAAAACAAGAATGCATGTTTTCACTTTGGGCTGCAGGTGCAGGTTTGAGGATGGGGCTTTGTCCGCAACACTGCCCTTTTCTGCTTAGTATTTCCCAACCTCCTGTCTGTATCATTCATTAGAAAGAGCTttgccagctgggtgcagtggctcacacctgtaatcccagcactttgggaggacaaggtggacagatcacgaggtcaggagctcaagaccagcctggccaacatggtgaaaccccgtctctactaaaaatacaaaaattagctgggcatggtggcgcacgtctgtattcccagctactggggaggctgaggcaggagactcgcttgaacctgggagggggaggttgaagtgaactgagattgcaccactgcactctagcctgagcaacaaagtgagacttcgtctgaaaaaaaaaaaagaaaagaaagaactttgcCATTAGTGTCAAAAGATCTGTTTCCATTCTGGATCTGCCACTAACTAGAGGTGTGCCCATTTGACAAGTGTCTGTGATACCTTCAAAGACCATTCTTTTACAATGAGATTAATGcgttaaaatttttttcacatatgaaattaaacaaatatataacaaaactgTGTACCAAAATCTAGTCTCTCCTTCTTatcatttcccagcctctcttgcagTTGGATGGCCATGTGACTATATCTCCCTTGAAGGAATGTGAGTGTTAAGTAATGTGGTAAATCTCACTTCAGGACTTAGTCTTTTAAGACAGTATATTTTCTCCATGTTTCCTTTCCCTTCTACTAGCCAGATCCTAGACATGGCAACCAGCCTAAATCATGCAGATGACAGTATACTCTGGTTATGCAAGAATAACAAGTTAGAAAGAGCCTCAGTCTCTGAATCACAGTATGGAATAGAGCCATTCACTGACCTGTACTCGTCCTGGGTACTTACATGAGAAATAAACTTACAATGTACTTAAGTGATTACAAATTTGGATTTATGTATCATGCACCCTCTGATTTATTGTTTCCATTACTAGAAGTACCTTCCTTCCAAGAACTTGGAAAAATGTGCACAATATATTATTAAGTAAGGTGAGTATGTATCAGAAAAACAGATTgtcgccaggtgcagtggctcatacctataatcccagcactttgggagaccaaggcacgCAGATCATTTAAAGCCAAGAGGTtgctgcaataagctatgattgagtcacttcattccagcctgggcaacaaactgaatcctatctccaaaaaaaaaaaaaaaaaaaaagggccaggcagggtggctcacgcctgtaatcccagcactttgggagggtcaacttggatggatcacttgaggtcaggagttcaagaccagcctgaccaacatactgaaaccccatctctactaaaaatacaaatgttagccaggcatggtggcatgtacctgtaatcctagctacatgagaggctgagtcaggagaatcccctgaacccaggaggtggaggcagcagtaaactgagattgtaccactttgctccagcctgggcaacagagcaagactccttctgaaaaaaaaaaaagaaaaaagaaaaaaaatcggaAGAAGGTAATTACATTCTAGTCcatcaagttatttttattttttgtctcagattacaggtgtctaTTTCAAGAGAGTATACATGAAGAATATGGTTTAAAACCAACATGAAAATGATATAacccaaagagaaaaatcaaataatatttttaaatgcttatttgaaaaaaaaatggtaaaagctACTTACCAGCACAATTGCTTAGAACCTAGTGATTTCAATCCAGCAAACtaaatgttttgcatttatttatttatttatttatttattttgagacggtcttgctgtgtcatccagactggagtgcaatggtgcaatctcagctcactgcaacctccacctcccaggctcaagtgatcctcttgccttagcctcccaagaagctgggaccacacttggctaatttttgtattttttgtagagacagggttttaccatgttgcccaggctggttttgaactcctggcctcaagccatccacctgcgttgccctctcaaagtgctgggattacaggcatgagccaccatgcttggccaatcaaacattttttaaacatttctatgtGATTGGTACTAAGGGTACAAGGGGACAAGAGCCCTAGTCCCTGccttgaaaaaaatacacaagtagAAGAAtcctttagaaaaatgtaaatttttttattcctaaaaGCAAAGTTTAAATGCATACTTTCTAAagtcactgaaaaagaaaaaacaaaaatatagttacaTACCAAAGTACAGAAAATAACAGAACAAAGAATAAGATACAGAAATAACAGCGCAAGATGAAAAATTAAGATCAAAAGAGAtaccaataaataaaatgtgacaaaTTATatcatgaaaatacaaaaaattcaattacacaaatatatatatgtatatatacactatttcTAGAAGTATCTCACAACTTTAGAACTAAAAGGATGGCAAAGGGATAATAAATGAAAGGAAAcaccaagaaaacagaaatcacaatATTAGTAATatgtataataacaaaatattaaaatatgtaaagcaaatatattAAACAGAACAATAGAGGTTATTTTATAATCATGAAGGATCTAATTAACGCCAAAAATATAACTCTCAGAAGTCtgtatatgtttgtatttgtgtTCTCTTGCTGCATAACACAATACTACAAAATTAGCAGCTTGAAACATtactcatttattatctcatagtttccgtaggtcagaagtctgggccCAGTGTAGTTGCATGCTTATAAAAGTATTGGTTACTATTAGGATCTcacaaaattgaaattaaattgaGATGCCAGCTAAGGTGTGTTCTCATCTACTCATCTAGGGTTTAGGATCgtcttccaagctcattcaagTTACTAGTGTTGGAAATAAATGCTTGGTGCCACCAAGTGAAAATAGCACTCAGGCAAGTTTTCTCAGCAAGGtaatttacttctatagaagggtgcatcTCATGGATAGAGCAATGGCGAGAGCACACcagacaagggaggggaagggagtcTTATTCCTAAAGCATGCAGCTAGCCCCTACTGCTACCTCTTTCCCCTATTGACTAGGGTTGGACCACACAGTATAAGCTAATTCTGATTGGCTATTTTAAAGGCAGCAAGGGTACCTGCCAGGGTGGTGGGGTGAGTAGTTTCGGTGGGAGAGACGGTTACAGAAAAGGTGACTAAGGATGCCTAAGGACAGCACAGGTGACTAAGGATGGCTAAGGACAGAGCACGTGACTAAGGATCCCTAAAGACAGAACAGGTGATAGAGGCTAGGAGGGTAAAGAATGAGGacgttaaactttaaaatggagaacaaaggaCAGGGAagctgaacatactgacatattggttctttgaagaggaactcaGAACTCATTgtacttaacaattttttttcctcttgaattTTAAAGGAAGTTAACAGGCTaaactttgaagaggaatttaCTGTATCCTACATTactaaaattcagttccttgagATTGTAGGACTGGGGTGTCTGCTTTCTTGCTGGATATTGGCTGGGATCACTCTTAGCTCCTGGAAGCCATGTGCAAGCCCTTGCCACACAGCCCCTCCCATAGGCAGTTCTCAACATGGCTGTTTGCTTCCGCAAGGCCAGCATGGGGCTCTCTCTCACTTCAAATCTCTCTAACCCCTTCCATTTCTGACCTTCCAACTCTCTTTTAAAGGTATCACTTGATTTGGTCAGGCCTACTCAGGATAATCTATCATTTGATCAACTTAAAATTGATTGATTCAGAACCTTAGttatatctgcaaaatcccttcaaCTTTTCCATATAACATAACTTAATCATGGGACTCACAGCCAACCACATTCCCAGATTTCTCTCACACTCAATAAGAGGGGATTATTATGTGGAATCCATACTAGCCACCAGGAATTTTAGAGACCATCTTAGAATCCTACCTGCCAGTGTTGAAttgtttttcatgaaaatatattaGCTGttaatatattaagtatattaacCATTACAAATGCAaaaagatggatttttaaaaatatataagaagtgTGCTATCATATATATTTCTGTCTTTGACAGACTGACTAGGCAGAAGAAAATGGACTACAATACAAGAAATCAGAATTATATAATTAAGATTGATTTGAAAGATTATTGGaactctaaaaatagaaaatatacttgTTTTTCCAGTGTCTTATGGACTTAATCCTGTATTTGATAAAGTGAAAATCTTGGAGTCTGAAAAGTAAATATTACATGGGCCAGTCTCTGAGTGCAAGACAATAGagctaacagaagaaaaaattaaccaAAGTTATGCAGGCATTGAAAAAGTTTACTCTTTTAAATAATTCTTGATTCAAAGAAGAGAGGTGGGTACTACAATAATAATTTAGTGACAAAAGATTATAGAATGATAAGCATTCCAGCCAAAAActtagggaaagaaaatgaaacacaatcggccaggcgcggtggctcacgcctgtaatcccagcactttgggaggctgaggcaggcggatcacgaggtcaggagatcgagaccatcttggctaacacggtgaaaccccatttctacgaaaaatacaaaaaaaaaaattagccgggcacggaggtgggcgcctgtagtctcagctactcgggaggctgaggcaggagaatggtgtgaacccgggaggcggaggttgtggtgagccgagattgcgccactgcactccagcctgggcaacagagcgagactccgtctcaaaaaaaaagaaaatgaaacataatcaaggaatacaggaaaaataaattaattataataaagcaaacattaaagaaataaaacattcaaagtttattttttatgtttgaaaaaGCAGTGAAGAATGTGGAAAGATATGTACTGACTTAACAGTGAGTGGTAATCCTTTCAGGTACAAAcataattgtctttttttgtggttTAAATTTGTTATAATAAGCTTggattacttttataattataaatagatGATAGGTAGAAAAACAAGGAATATTCTGGTTTTTAAAGATTAGCTAGAAAGTTCCAATTATTATATAAACCATTTttccaatatcttttttttctctttgttgggacagagtcttgctctattgcccaggctgggttcaagtgattctcctgcctcagcctcccgagtagcatggattacaggcatctgccactacacctgcctaattttttgtatttttagtggagatggggtttcaccatgttggccaggctggtctcaaattcctgatgtcaggtgatccacccacctgggcctcccagagtgctgggattataggtgtcagccaccatgccaagcccatTTTTCCAATATCTTAtggaacatatttaaaaattcatcatgCAATAGTTCAAAATTAATGTCTCAAAttccaaaatacaaatattatataggCATTGTCTCAAAACTCAAATATTaagctataaaattataatttaaaaataactgaaaaaaattaaaagttaattatttttgacaagtattttgattttttaatttttttagtggtTATAAATGTCTTTAGGTTTTTGTCTTTAAGTCAATTTTGGCAATTTTTGATTTTCCTAGGAAATAACCTATTTTCTCTGGGTTTTCAAATTTGTTGGAATGAACTTGAACatcaacttcattttattttcaaaaaattgtttcagtattttcttttcctttttttttttgagacggagtctcactctgtcactcaggctggagtgcagtggcgggatctcagctcactacaagctccgcctcccgggttcacgccattctcctgcctcagcctcccaagtagctgggactacgggcgcccgacaccgcgccaggctaatttgttgtattttcagtagagacggggtttcaacatggtctccatctcctgacctcgttatctgcccgcctcggcctctcaaagtgctgggattacaggcgtgagccactgcacctggtgttTCAGTATTTTCAATACAATTTCTCATTCTTAATGTCTatagttataattttttctttttttcttaattaacatTGCCAGACTTTCAcatgctatatatatgtatatatatacatagacatatatatgtgtatatatacatatatatgtctgtttgttttggttgttttttctttttttttttttgagatgaagtctggctctgtcgcccaggctggagtgcagtggcgtgatctcagctcactgcaagctccgcctcccaggttcacgccattagcctgcctcagcctccagagtagctgggactacaggcgcccgccactacgcccagctaattttttgtatttttagtagagacggggtttcactgggttagccaggatggtctcgatctcctgacctcatgatccgcctgcctccagcctcccaaagtgctgggattacaggcgtgagccaccatgcccagcctatatatgtgtgtgtgtgtgtgtgtgtgtatatatatatatatatatatatatatatatgtgtgtgtgtgtgtgtgtgtgtgtgtgtgtgtatatatatatatgtgtgtatatatatatatatatatttatttttttttttccaaagaactaGCTTTTGGATTTATTGAGAAATTTTACTATTGCTTCCTCTGCTGCCCTTGGTGCTGCTTGTATGCTCActctgagaggtgacagtgtgctggcaacCTCGCAGCCCTCACTCTCTCTTGGCGCCTCCTCAGCCTTGGCACCCACTCTGgccgtgcttgaggagcccttcagcccgccactgcactgtgggagcccctttctgggcttgCCAAGACCgaagccagctccctcagcttgtggggaggtgtggagggagaggcgcgggtgggaaccagggctgcgcgcgGTACTTGCAGGCCAGctcgagttccgggtgggcgtgggctcggcgggcccTGTACTCGGAGTGGCCAGCCTACCGGCAGGGGTAGTCAGGGGCTTAACATCTGGGTcagccagcagctgctgtgctggaTTTCTCGcccggccttagctgcctccctgacCATCGCCTGGCCCTGCTCCATGGCGTCCAGTCCCatcgactgcccaagggctgaggagtgcgggcacagGGCTTGGGACTGGCAGGCAGTTCCACCTGCGGCCCCcatgcgggatccactgggtgaagccagctgggctcctgagtctggtggggacttggagaatctttatgtctagctaagggattgtaaatacactgATCAGCACTCTGattctagctcaaggtttgtaaacacaccaatcagcaccctgtatctagctcagggtttgtgaatgcaccaatcggcactccgtatctagttaatctggtggggacttggagaatctttatgtctagctaagggattgtgaatgcactaatcggcactctgtatctagctcagggtttgtaaatacaccagtggacactgtatctagctaatctagtggggacctggagaacttttgtgtctagctcagggattgtaaacgcaccaatcagcaccctgtcaaaatggaccaatcagctctctgtaaaacagaccaatcggctctctgtgaaatggaccaatcagcaggatgtgggtgaagccagataagagaataaaagcaggctgccccagccagcagtggtaACCCGCTGGGGTGCGCTTCTGTGCTCtagaggctttgttcttttgctctttgttaAAAATCTTGTTATTGcttactctttgggtccacactgcctttatgggCTGCAACACTCACTGTGGAAATTTGTGGCTTCTCTTCTGAAGCCATCCAGACtacaaacccaccaggaggaacaaacaactccagaaacgccgctttaagagctgtaacactgaccATGAAAGCCTGCAGTTTCACTCCTGCACCAGCAAGACCACGAAtccaccagaaagaagaaaccaaacacatccgaacatgggaaggaacaaactccggacatacCGCCcataagaactgtaacactcactgctaGGGTCTGTGGCTTGATTCTTGAAGTTGGTGAGACCAAGAACTCACAAATCCCAAACATGATTCGGTGTGAACCTGATACCTGTTTTCTGAAGGGGCAGCTCAGGAGACCCCGGGGCTCCCCATGGCTGACGAAAAGCGCGAGGAAGCAGTCAAGACTGAGAACAATGATCATATTAATTTTAAGGTGGCGGGGCAGGGTGGTTCTGTGGTGCACTTTAAGATTAACAGACATACACCCCTTAATAAACTAATGAAAGCCTATTGTGAATGACAGGGATTGTCAATGAGGCAGATTAGATTGATTTGATGGGCAACCAGCCCATCAACGAAGCAGATACACCTGCACAATTGGAAATGGAGGATGAAGATACAATTGATGTGTTCCAACAGCAGACAGGAGGTGTTTGCTGAAAAGAGAACCTGGTTCTTTACTCCAGAACTCTGTTCTTTAAAGGCCAACATTACATTCGCAATTAGAAAACTGCACTTTGGTTCCACCACATCCTGACTACTACAGtagttttctctttcatttcccctttccccatttctttattGTACATAAAGTAACTGGTGTATGTGCACaagcattgcatttttttttttaccaaacaGCCAATGGTATGTTTCGATTGACATCAGATGGAGACGGGATGGGGAAAAATACTGATTCTGTGAAAATACCCCATTTTCTCCATTAGTGGCATGCTCATTTGGCTCTTATGTTTATATTCCAGTAAGTTATTTTGCTCTCATTGttttagcaaaaaaataaaaatccttgcaTACCTTGTTCAATTGgagaattttaatgtttttcatttatcattgtaAAACCAAGGacaattttatacttttgtgtacGTAGCTGTTACATGTAGGGCAATCTGTCTTTAAGTAGggataaattaaaacaaaacaaaaaagaatcctAGTTTTCCCTTCAAGTTAAGCATCTTGTTTAAATAAACttgttttaagtgaaaaaaaaattgtactatcATTCTGGtttctaatttttgaatttttgatggctgtctcatttattttctttgttttgcttttgtagaTAATCCTACAGGAAATATGCTTGACTTGCATTGCTCTACTCTAGTGCTCATATTTCTGTAAGGTAGATTTCTAAAAGGATTAAGGATTCACAAGGCTCAGATATTCTGAATTTGGGTGGATGCTGCCTAATTATCCTTCCAAAAAGATGTCTAAGCTTATACTTCCACAAATGACTGAACCTGTTTCTCCAAACCTCGTCAACTCTGGATACCACCTATCTTAGTAATTTTTCCAGTCTGATGTGCAAAAACATGACATGGCCTATTTAAGTGCATAAAATTGATCAAGAGTGAGGACAGTCTATTGAATAAAAAAGAGGATAAGTTCTCATGGTTAGTAAGAATAAAATGAGCCAGGATATTAAACATGGAAGAGTATATAGGcctatgaaaagagaaaatgaagaagaaaccaGGAGaattgtggaatttttttttgagtgcaAGGAGAGCCTCTGCAGGAAAATAAGATAGAATaggaataatacaaaaaaaattttaattaaaaaatagagaaaggggAGCCAGGGTAAGTGAGAATTTGATGAGATTTAGTTGAGGTTTCAGTTAATGCCCTGCGTGTGTACAACTTCAGACTGGCCAGGCATTGGGTCTCCACTTTATGTCAATGATAAGATGATGTAATAGAGTAAGTCTTAACGGGGAGGGGAAGATCAGCGATCAGGCTGGTGGGCTCCACCTTGCAGGGAGGTCAGGAGGAGGTCTGGGATGAGTGGTGGCTGACACGAGCAAGGGTCATATTCTAAGGGAAGAAATTGCGTTAGGCACAGAAGGCCTAAACTGACGGGTGCTCAGGAGCGTCTGTGGCTGTTCCCTCTGGATTCATTGTTTCCAGGGCTAAAAAAGAAGGAGCAGCAGAAGCAACtcaatgttttttgtatttgtttgtaccaacactttatattttacaaatatttgcgTTTGTCTTTCATAATAGCCTTCTATTGCTGACTGGGCCAAAGTCAAACTCAGCC
The nucleotide sequence above comes from Nomascus leucogenys isolate Asia chromosome 8, Asia_NLE_v1, whole genome shotgun sequence. Encoded proteins:
- the LOC100604768 gene encoding small ubiquitin-related modifier 2-like, which produces MADEKREEAVKTENNDHINFKVAGQGGSVVHFKINRHTPLNKLMKAYCEAQLEMEDEDTIDVFQQQTGGVC